In one window of Arachis ipaensis cultivar K30076 chromosome B06, Araip1.1, whole genome shotgun sequence DNA:
- the LOC107647706 gene encoding uncharacterized protein LOC107647706 — protein sequence MEFPSSSLQITPIEEEFDFGDCFSIIFNCTKKLIQIIESSNPAPEVQSSSTTTTATEAILVPSEILWSGTPLTELSREDTILLHEICSSLSVSPQLLDRILPDIVETARRCDSNTREIVVNLHVTSYNVVQDSDEQDDDAECAICLEKFDDGNEDSSVEIVRTNCWHVFHDRCLLCWLRRCANCQSPYSCPLCRSIIFPTSEIDDE from the coding sequence ATGGAATTCCCCTCTTCTTCTTTGCAAATCACTCCCATTGAAGAAGAGTTTGATTTCGGTGATTGCTTCTCCATTATCTTCAATTGCACCAAAAAATTGATCCAAATTATTGAAAGCTCAAACCCAGCTCCTGAGGTTCAGTCTTCTTCTACTACAACTACAGCCACGGAAGCAATCTTAGTTCCTTCAGAGATCCTATGGAGTGGTACTCCACTCACAGAGCTCAGCAGAGAAGACACAATCTTGTTACATGAAATCTGTTCTTCACTAAGTGTGTCCCCTCAGCTATTAGACCGAATTTTACCTGACATAGTCGAAACTGCAAGAAGGTGTGACTCCAACACGCGGGAGATTGTTGTGAACCTCCACGTTACCTCGTACAATGTTGTTCAAGATTCTGATGAGCAAGATGATGATGCTGAATGCGCGATTTGCTTGGAGAAGTTTGACGATGGTAATGAAGATTCAAGCGTAGAAATTGTTCGTACAAATTGCTGGCATGTTTTTCATGATCGCTGCTTGCTCTGCTGGCTCCGACGCTGTGCCAACTGTCAATCGCCATATTCTTGCCCATTGTGCCGCAGCATCATATTTCCAACTTCAGAGATAGATGATGAATAG